From one Rubrobacter xylanophilus genomic stretch:
- a CDS encoding SDR family NAD(P)-dependent oxidoreductase: MYDLAGKRALVTGAGMGIGQGIAVELARCGADVAVHYAHTPPDETVREVERAGRRAHPVQGDLSRVPECERVVEEAASSLGGLDVLVNNAGITRALDFLDTDEETYDAIFDLNMKGYFFCARRAVPYMLEAGSGSIVNITSVHGFAGFPHHTAYAATKGAIIAFTRQLAIELAGRGIRVNAIGPGLIEVPRYYDIPGYSPEQGRELVPWGRVGKPKDVGPAAAFLASDAADFITGQILYVDGGTTARMGLWWEQGEQPQ; this comes from the coding sequence GCTGGTCACCGGGGCCGGGATGGGCATCGGGCAGGGGATAGCCGTGGAGCTGGCCCGCTGCGGGGCCGACGTGGCCGTCCACTACGCCCACACGCCTCCGGACGAGACGGTGAGGGAGGTCGAGCGCGCGGGCCGCAGGGCCCACCCCGTGCAGGGAGACCTGAGCCGGGTCCCGGAGTGCGAGCGGGTGGTCGAAGAGGCCGCCTCCTCCCTCGGAGGGCTCGACGTGCTGGTGAACAACGCCGGTATCACCCGGGCGCTGGACTTCCTGGACACCGACGAGGAGACCTACGACGCCATCTTCGACCTCAACATGAAAGGCTACTTCTTCTGCGCCCGCCGGGCCGTCCCGTACATGCTGGAGGCCGGCAGCGGCAGCATCGTCAACATAACCTCGGTCCACGGCTTCGCCGGCTTCCCCCACCACACCGCCTACGCTGCGACCAAGGGGGCCATCATCGCCTTCACCCGCCAGCTGGCCATAGAGCTGGCGGGGAGGGGGATCCGGGTGAACGCCATCGGCCCCGGCCTCATCGAGGTGCCCCGCTACTACGATATCCCGGGCTACTCCCCCGAACAGGGGAGAGAGCTGGTCCCCTGGGGGCGGGTGGGCAAACCCAAAGACGTCGGCCCCGCCGCCGCCTTCCTGGCCTCCGACGCCGCAGACTTCATAACCGGACAGATCCTCTACGTCGACGGCGGTACCACCGCCCGTATGGGCCTCTGGTGGGAACAGGGCGAACAGCCCCAGTAG